From one Nonomuraea polychroma genomic stretch:
- a CDS encoding TetR/AcrR family transcriptional regulator, producing the protein MVARTGSSGRRQFLTRGIVVAAGRRVAETEGVGGLTIRRVAAELGAAPMAIYRHVADKQALILALLEDVAEGLPPLPGDEGTPQERLVAAFAAVDAYLAQHVWVVEILRQGEQFAPRAAALFTWTLDRFAELGQDDHQGTGGYAALWWYVLGHLSYLPGVAPERRAARERLLASSVDDPERARRAVRSFDHQAAFLHGLRALVDALAAADPR; encoded by the coding sequence GTGGTCGCGCGTACGGGTTCCAGCGGACGTCGCCAATTCCTCACCCGCGGGATCGTCGTGGCCGCGGGCCGGCGGGTGGCCGAGACGGAGGGCGTCGGCGGGCTGACGATCCGGCGGGTCGCGGCCGAGCTGGGCGCCGCTCCGATGGCGATCTACCGGCACGTCGCGGACAAGCAGGCGCTCATCCTCGCGCTCCTGGAGGACGTGGCCGAGGGCCTGCCGCCGCTGCCCGGTGACGAGGGGACCCCGCAGGAGCGGCTCGTCGCCGCGTTCGCCGCCGTGGACGCCTACCTCGCCCAGCATGTCTGGGTCGTGGAGATCCTGCGCCAGGGCGAGCAGTTCGCACCGCGGGCCGCCGCCCTGTTCACCTGGACCCTGGATCGCTTCGCCGAGCTCGGACAGGACGACCACCAGGGAACAGGCGGGTACGCCGCGCTGTGGTGGTATGTCCTCGGCCACCTGTCCTACCTGCCCGGCGTGGCCCCCGAGCGGCGCGCCGCCCGCGAGCGGCTGCTCGCCTCCTCGGTCGACGACCCCGAGCGGGCCCGCCGCGCGGTCCGCTCGTTCGATCACCAGGCCGCCTTCCTGCACGGACTCCGGGCCTTGGTGGACGCACTCGCGGCGGCGGACCCGCGCTGA
- a CDS encoding peptidoglycan recognition protein family protein: MPFLTQLADVARRTGGPVTEVAGWKTRGHGPQPEVQGIVCHHTAGPAGGGDYPSLAVVRDGRPGLDGPLSHFGLGRSGRIYVIAAGRCWHNAPSTSPRHDNSSSIGIEAENNGVQPWPTAQIEAYIRLCAELCREFGLPASRVKAHREVNTAKPDPHSLDMNDFRASVAAIIKGDPDPSWTENIVKNLPLIRLGDDNFDVKTVRGCLFARGHVPPAAYAGVQDGLEGWLKSTRCDTALVELVRGFQRAEGLDEDGFVGPKTWPSLLRV, translated from the coding sequence ATGCCGTTTCTGACCCAGCTCGCCGACGTCGCCCGCCGCACCGGCGGACCGGTGACCGAAGTGGCCGGATGGAAGACCCGCGGTCACGGGCCGCAGCCCGAGGTGCAGGGCATCGTCTGCCACCACACCGCCGGCCCGGCAGGAGGCGGCGACTACCCGTCGCTGGCCGTGGTGCGCGACGGCCGCCCCGGACTGGACGGGCCGCTGTCCCACTTCGGGCTCGGCAGGTCCGGCCGGATCTACGTCATCGCCGCCGGACGGTGCTGGCACAACGCCCCGTCGACCTCGCCGCGGCACGACAACTCCAGCTCGATCGGCATCGAGGCGGAGAACAACGGCGTCCAGCCCTGGCCCACGGCGCAGATCGAGGCCTACATCCGCCTGTGCGCGGAATTGTGCCGTGAGTTCGGGCTTCCGGCCTCCCGGGTGAAGGCGCACCGCGAGGTCAACACCGCCAAGCCGGACCCGCACTCCCTCGACATGAACGACTTCCGGGCGTCCGTCGCCGCCATCATCAAGGGCGACCCGGACCCATCCTGGACGGAGAACATCGTGAAGAACCTGCCGCTGATCCGCCTCGGTGACGACAACTTCGACGTCAAGACGGTCAGAGGCTGCCTGTTCGCCCGTGGCCACGTGCCGCCGGCCGCCTACGCGGGGGTCCAGGACGGGCTGGAGGGCTGGTTGAAGTCGACCCGCTGCGACACCGCCCTGGTCGAGCTCGTCCGCGGGTTCCAGCGGGCCGAGGGCCTCGACGAGGACGGCTTCGTCGGGCCCAAGACCTGGCCGTCGCTGCTGCGCGTGTAG
- a CDS encoding NAD(P)-dependent alcohol dehydrogenase, whose amino-acid sequence MKAFVLRSYGPPAALQLVDVDRPEPGPGEVLVRVRATSVQPFDWHLMRGEPYVARVMPGGPGLRKPSITILGADVAGEVEAAGKDVTEFAPGDEVFAMSKQGGFGEYVRVSAAELAPKPRNLSFEEAAAVPLAANTALVAVRDRGGVQPGQKVLVNGASGGVGTFAVQLAKAFGAHVTGVCSSRNVDLVRSLGADEVVDYTKEDFTRLGRRFDLVVDNASSRGASAYRRVLKPKGVHVLVGGPGGRWLQPAGRMFATLAAGLFLPHKVALADVIACTAEENRRNLVTLTRLIEDGQVNPVIDRQYPFEEIPAAIRYQEEGRAPGKVVVTVSA is encoded by the coding sequence ATGAAGGCTTTCGTCCTACGCTCGTACGGCCCGCCCGCCGCGCTCCAGCTCGTCGACGTCGACCGGCCCGAGCCGGGCCCCGGCGAGGTGCTGGTGCGGGTGCGCGCCACGTCCGTCCAGCCCTTCGACTGGCATCTGATGCGCGGCGAGCCGTACGTCGCGCGCGTCATGCCCGGCGGTCCCGGGCTGCGCAAGCCGTCGATCACCATTCTGGGCGCCGACGTGGCCGGGGAGGTCGAGGCGGCCGGGAAGGACGTCACCGAGTTCGCTCCGGGCGACGAGGTGTTCGCGATGTCCAAGCAGGGCGGATTCGGCGAGTACGTCCGCGTCAGTGCGGCCGAGCTGGCGCCGAAGCCGCGGAACCTGTCGTTCGAGGAGGCGGCCGCGGTGCCGCTGGCGGCCAACACGGCCCTGGTGGCCGTCCGCGACCGGGGCGGGGTCCAGCCCGGGCAGAAGGTCCTGGTCAACGGGGCTTCGGGCGGCGTGGGGACGTTCGCCGTGCAGCTCGCCAAGGCGTTCGGCGCGCACGTCACCGGCGTCTGCAGCTCCAGGAACGTGGACCTGGTCCGCTCGCTCGGCGCCGACGAGGTCGTCGACTACACCAAGGAGGACTTCACCCGGCTCGGCCGCCGCTTCGACCTCGTGGTGGACAACGCGAGCAGCCGGGGCGCTTCGGCCTACCGGCGGGTCCTGAAGCCCAAGGGCGTCCACGTCCTCGTCGGCGGGCCGGGCGGCCGCTGGCTGCAGCCGGCCGGGCGGATGTTCGCGACGCTGGCGGCCGGTCTGTTCCTGCCCCACAAGGTGGCCCTGGCGGACGTGATCGCGTGCACGGCGGAGGAGAACAGGCGCAACCTCGTCACGCTGACCCGGCTCATCGAGGACGGCCAGGTCAATCCGGTCATCGACCGGCAGTACCCGTTCGAGGAGATCCCCGCCGCCATCAGGTATCAGGAGGAGGGCCGCGCTCCGGGCAAGGTCGTCGTCACCGTGTCGGCGTAA
- a CDS encoding MFS transporter: protein MTQPPKAGWTLAAVCLAAVLLTLDITIVNVALPEIASELSARLDGLQWAINGYTLAFAALLLTAGSVSDRVGRRAIFTAGVALFTAASAACGAAWSPGALTAFRIAQGVGGAMVMGTAMALIAGAYPAGRARQAAIGAFSAAGGAAAGLGPLIGGLLVDTLGWRWIFWINLPVGLVLVAGALLWLREPAREAPAGRIDVTGAVLAVVLLFALNYALIAGPGQGWGSPRVLAALLAGLLLLGLFVAVQARRSYAVLDVRLFRIPTFTGAVLLTFLARITSFGILPYLILWLQGMLGHSPLETGLRLLALTLPILVVAPLAGRLGEKLPASRLMAGGFALIAVAFVLMARVGPDSSWLVAFPGFVLLGVGGALAFPPLMGVTLDVVPRERAGMASGLSNTFFPLGTATGVAAFGAIFTTRIEAELPGQAAVVAGGRFDLVSQAAQETARNVFTGALATTCLVAAAAGLAGVAISLLLIRVRDTHPVPVG from the coding sequence ATGACTCAGCCTCCCAAGGCCGGGTGGACCCTGGCCGCCGTCTGCCTGGCCGCGGTCCTGCTCACCCTGGACATCACGATCGTCAACGTCGCGCTCCCTGAGATCGCGAGTGAGTTGTCGGCCCGTCTGGACGGCCTGCAGTGGGCCATCAACGGCTACACCCTCGCGTTCGCCGCGCTGCTGCTCACCGCGGGATCGGTCTCCGACCGCGTCGGCCGTCGCGCGATCTTCACGGCCGGGGTCGCGTTGTTCACCGCCGCCTCCGCGGCCTGCGGGGCGGCCTGGAGCCCGGGCGCCCTGACGGCCTTCCGCATCGCGCAGGGCGTGGGCGGCGCGATGGTCATGGGCACCGCGATGGCGCTCATCGCCGGCGCTTACCCGGCGGGACGGGCCCGGCAGGCCGCGATCGGCGCGTTCTCCGCCGCGGGCGGCGCGGCCGCCGGGCTCGGGCCGCTGATCGGCGGCCTGCTGGTGGACACGCTCGGCTGGCGGTGGATCTTCTGGATCAACCTGCCCGTCGGGCTGGTCCTGGTGGCCGGGGCGCTGCTGTGGTTGCGCGAGCCGGCCAGGGAAGCGCCCGCGGGCCGGATCGACGTGACCGGCGCCGTGCTGGCCGTCGTCCTGCTCTTCGCGCTCAACTACGCGCTCATCGCCGGTCCGGGCCAGGGCTGGGGCTCGCCCCGCGTGCTGGCCGCGCTGCTCGCCGGCCTGCTGCTGCTCGGTCTGTTCGTCGCGGTGCAGGCCCGCCGCTCGTACGCGGTCCTGGACGTGCGGTTGTTCCGGATACCGACGTTCACCGGTGCGGTGCTGCTGACGTTCCTGGCCAGGATCACCAGTTTCGGCATCCTGCCGTACCTGATCCTGTGGCTGCAGGGCATGCTCGGCCACTCGCCACTGGAGACCGGGCTGCGGCTGCTGGCCCTGACCCTGCCCATCCTGGTCGTCGCGCCGCTGGCGGGGCGGCTGGGGGAGAAGCTGCCGGCGTCGCGGCTGATGGCCGGTGGCTTCGCGCTGATCGCGGTGGCCTTCGTCCTCATGGCCCGGGTGGGACCGGACAGCTCATGGCTCGTCGCGTTCCCCGGCTTCGTGCTGCTCGGCGTCGGTGGCGCGCTGGCCTTCCCGCCGCTGATGGGCGTGACGCTCGACGTCGTGCCCCGCGAACGGGCCGGGATGGCCTCCGGCCTGTCCAACACGTTCTTCCCGCTCGGCACGGCCACCGGCGTGGCCGCGTTCGGGGCCATCTTCACCACCCGGATCGAGGCCGAGCTCCCCGGTCAGGCCGCGGTGGTGGCCGGCGGCCGGTTCGACCTGGTGAGCCAGGCCGCCCAGGAGACCGCCAGGAACGTCTTCACCGGCGCGCTGGCCACCACCTGCCTGGTCGCCGCGGCCGCCGGACTGGCCGGCGTGGCGATCTCGCTGCTGCTCATCCGGGTACGCGACACCCACCCCGTGCCGGTGGGATGA
- a CDS encoding response regulator, with protein MSIKVVVADDQEITRTGLRMILDAQPDIEVVGEAGDGRRAVELARRLRPDVCLFDIRMPHLNGIDATRQLAGPDVGDPLAVVVITTFDLDEYVYEALRAGARGFLLKDAGPDLLGQAIRAAAGGDALIAPSITGRLLGAFAGAGPAAPPAQPIEALTDREEQILLTVARGRTNSEIATELHISLSTVKSHIASLMTKLGVRNRVEIAMWAYETHRVKH; from the coding sequence ATGAGCATCAAGGTGGTCGTGGCGGACGACCAGGAGATCACCCGGACCGGGCTCAGGATGATCCTCGACGCCCAGCCGGACATCGAGGTCGTCGGCGAGGCCGGCGACGGGCGGCGAGCCGTCGAGCTCGCCCGGCGGCTGCGCCCCGACGTGTGCCTGTTCGACATCCGCATGCCCCACCTCAACGGCATCGACGCCACCCGCCAGCTGGCCGGTCCCGACGTCGGCGACCCGCTCGCCGTGGTGGTCATCACCACGTTCGACCTGGACGAGTACGTCTACGAGGCGCTGCGGGCCGGCGCCCGGGGCTTCCTGCTCAAGGACGCGGGCCCGGACCTGCTCGGCCAGGCCATCCGGGCGGCCGCGGGCGGCGACGCGCTGATCGCGCCGAGCATCACCGGACGGCTGCTCGGCGCCTTCGCCGGGGCAGGTCCCGCCGCACCGCCCGCGCAGCCCATCGAGGCGCTCACGGACCGGGAGGAGCAGATCCTGCTCACCGTCGCACGCGGCCGGACCAACAGCGAGATAGCCACCGAGCTGCACATCTCGCTCAGCACGGTCAAAAGCCACATCGCAAGCCTGATGACCAAGCTCGGCGTGCGCAACCGGGTCGAGATCGCGATGTGGGCGTACGAGACCCACCGCGTCAAGCACTGA
- a CDS encoding ATP-binding protein: MGLDTTTRVSELEQIMTMAAPKISSGLPAELNTFVGRRHEVAEVKRLLSEGRLVTLVGVGGVGKSRLALRVGSDLRRAFHDGVWLVELAPLESPELLVPAILERLEIQDRSIRPPIEVLVDHLRDKQMLVLLDNCEHLLDECAAMVETLMRSAPQLRILATSRQALGVAGERTMPVPTMSVPDADGAAPSAEAMGRSDAVRLFSERAKAVLPGFEVTDANRDTVAWICRRLDGMPLAIELAVVRLRAISVEQLLARLDDRFRLLTTGARTALPRQQTLRALIDWSYALCTEHERLLWSRLSVFSGGLDLEAAEQVCAGDGIASDEVIDLVNGLVDKSVLAREEYQTGVRYRLLETIRQYGRERLRSSGEEAELKARHRDWYQDLATRSGQAWYGPDQVDWFIRLRAEHDNLRTAMDYCLTTPGQAENGLVIATALRFYWIAAGALREGRSWLDRLLAAEPAPTATRARALLVNARLAVLQSDFEVAAAMLEQCKELGRRHDDMVVLAGTAYVCGLAALIQRDPAGAVELLGEALETHRAAGDQMGAVNTLMYLATAHSLLGHDEQAAALYKECLTMCEAQCEHWFRSYTLWVFGIETWKQGDTAQAVEMEREAIRLKQPFDDRLGIALCMEALAWMAADDAGERAAVLLGAAQENWRSFGGPLFGYLSAFHDTAVAVAREHLGEQAFDAAFHKGTELSPAEALAYAMGRAAPRAKQPRDNSSPLTRREREIAALVAQGMSNKEIASSLVIAQRTAEAHVEHILSKLGFTSRTQIAAWVAGQDPCGGPS, translated from the coding sequence ATGGGGCTCGACACGACCACCCGGGTGTCGGAGTTGGAGCAAATCATGACCATGGCCGCGCCGAAGATCTCGAGCGGTCTGCCGGCGGAGCTCAACACGTTCGTGGGCCGCCGGCACGAAGTAGCCGAGGTCAAGCGGCTTCTGTCCGAGGGAAGGCTGGTGACGCTGGTCGGCGTGGGCGGCGTCGGCAAGTCCCGGCTGGCGCTGCGCGTCGGGTCGGACCTGCGGCGCGCCTTCCACGACGGCGTGTGGCTGGTCGAGCTCGCTCCCCTGGAGAGCCCCGAGTTGCTCGTCCCCGCCATCCTGGAAAGGCTGGAGATCCAGGATCGTTCCATCCGGCCGCCGATCGAGGTGCTCGTCGACCACCTGCGGGACAAGCAGATGCTGGTGCTCCTCGACAACTGCGAGCACCTGCTGGACGAGTGCGCGGCCATGGTGGAGACGCTGATGCGCTCCGCCCCCCAGCTGCGGATCCTGGCGACCAGCCGACAGGCGCTCGGCGTCGCGGGCGAGCGGACGATGCCGGTGCCCACGATGTCGGTGCCGGACGCCGACGGGGCGGCGCCGTCGGCCGAGGCGATGGGGCGATCCGACGCGGTGCGGCTGTTCTCCGAGCGGGCGAAGGCCGTGCTGCCCGGCTTCGAGGTCACCGACGCCAACAGGGACACCGTGGCGTGGATCTGCCGGCGCCTGGACGGCATGCCGCTGGCGATCGAGCTGGCCGTCGTCCGGTTGCGGGCGATCTCCGTAGAGCAGCTGCTCGCCCGGCTGGACGACCGCTTCCGGCTCCTCACGACGGGGGCGCGGACCGCGCTGCCGCGCCAGCAGACGCTGCGGGCGCTGATCGACTGGAGCTACGCCCTCTGCACCGAGCATGAGCGGCTGCTCTGGAGCCGGCTCTCGGTGTTCTCCGGCGGACTGGACCTGGAGGCGGCCGAGCAGGTCTGCGCCGGGGACGGCATCGCGTCCGATGAGGTCATCGACCTGGTCAACGGCCTGGTGGACAAGTCCGTGCTGGCCCGCGAGGAATACCAGACCGGCGTGCGATACCGGCTGCTGGAGACGATCCGCCAGTACGGCCGCGAGCGGTTGCGCTCGTCGGGCGAAGAGGCGGAGCTGAAGGCCAGGCACCGCGACTGGTACCAGGACCTCGCCACCCGCTCCGGGCAGGCGTGGTACGGGCCCGACCAGGTCGACTGGTTCATCCGCCTGCGCGCCGAGCACGACAACCTGCGCACGGCCATGGACTACTGCCTCACCACGCCGGGCCAGGCGGAGAACGGCCTGGTCATCGCCACCGCGCTGCGCTTCTACTGGATCGCCGCCGGCGCGCTGCGCGAGGGGCGCAGCTGGCTCGACCGCCTGCTCGCCGCCGAGCCGGCGCCCACCGCCACGCGCGCCCGAGCCCTGCTGGTCAACGCCAGGCTCGCGGTCCTGCAGAGCGACTTCGAGGTCGCCGCGGCGATGCTGGAGCAGTGCAAGGAGCTGGGCCGCCGGCACGACGACATGGTGGTCCTCGCCGGCACCGCCTACGTCTGCGGCCTCGCGGCCCTGATCCAGCGCGACCCGGCCGGAGCCGTGGAGCTCCTCGGCGAGGCGCTCGAGACCCACCGCGCGGCCGGCGACCAGATGGGCGCCGTCAACACGCTGATGTACCTCGCCACCGCGCACTCGCTGCTGGGCCACGACGAGCAGGCCGCCGCCCTGTACAAGGAGTGCCTGACGATGTGCGAGGCCCAGTGCGAGCACTGGTTCCGGTCGTACACGCTGTGGGTGTTCGGCATCGAGACGTGGAAGCAGGGCGACACGGCGCAGGCCGTCGAGATGGAGCGCGAGGCCATCCGGCTCAAGCAGCCCTTTGACGACCGCCTGGGCATCGCCCTGTGCATGGAGGCGCTGGCCTGGATGGCCGCCGACGACGCTGGCGAGCGGGCGGCGGTGCTGCTCGGGGCCGCGCAGGAGAACTGGCGGTCGTTCGGCGGGCCGCTGTTCGGCTACCTCTCCGCCTTCCACGACACCGCCGTGGCCGTGGCCCGCGAACACCTCGGCGAGCAGGCCTTCGACGCCGCCTTCCACAAGGGCACCGAGCTCAGCCCCGCCGAGGCGCTCGCGTACGCCATGGGCCGTGCCGCGCCGCGGGCCAAGCAGCCACGCGACAACAGCTCGCCGCTGACCCGGCGGGAACGGGAGATCGCCGCCCTCGTCGCCCAGGGCATGAGCAACAAGGAGATCGCGTCCTCCCTGGTGATCGCGCAGCGCACCGCCGAGGCACACGTGGAGCACATCCTGAGCAAGCTCGGGTTCACCTCGCGGACCCAGATCGCCGCCTGGGTCGCCGGGCAGGACCCGTGCGGGGGACCGTCATGA
- a CDS encoding sensor histidine kinase, giving the protein MRGLLRSLWNEPRPPNPPRRVWRDWALVGVLVPVAVLEGILRPDLPWRAVSVVVTAGLVFTLLWRRTRPLPMVLIIFVVTSLAPLFTGGAPVETYTMVYVLVALYALFRWGSGRETAIGFAIMVASVVISVAAGRLDAADLVGAFAVMFSSFALGVAFRFRARDRMRELDQVKLLEREQLARDLHDTVAHHVSAMAIRAQAGLATAATHPGAATDALRVIEAEASRTLAEMRAMVRVLRRHDPAELAPGKHIADLEQLAGQARVGPSVDVDIRGDLEGLPPSVGAAIYRIAQESVTNARRHARHATRIEVSVAADDTSVRLRVSDDGDGSSTRTISSAGYGVIGMIERAGLLGGTCEAGPNPGRGWTVTAVLPRTGAVT; this is encoded by the coding sequence GTGCGCGGCCTTCTCCGCTCCTTATGGAACGAGCCACGTCCCCCCAACCCCCCACGGCGGGTGTGGCGGGACTGGGCGCTCGTCGGAGTGCTCGTGCCGGTCGCGGTGCTCGAAGGGATCCTGCGGCCGGATCTTCCCTGGCGGGCCGTCTCGGTCGTCGTCACCGCCGGGCTGGTGTTCACGTTGTTGTGGCGGCGCACCAGGCCGCTGCCGATGGTGCTGATCATCTTCGTCGTCACGAGCCTGGCGCCGTTGTTCACGGGCGGCGCGCCCGTCGAGACGTACACGATGGTCTACGTGCTGGTGGCGCTGTACGCGTTGTTCCGGTGGGGCTCGGGGCGGGAGACCGCGATCGGGTTCGCGATCATGGTGGCTTCGGTCGTGATCTCGGTGGCCGCAGGACGCCTCGACGCCGCCGACCTGGTGGGCGCGTTCGCCGTGATGTTCTCGTCCTTCGCGCTGGGCGTGGCCTTCCGGTTCCGGGCGCGGGACAGGATGCGCGAGCTCGACCAGGTCAAGCTGCTCGAGCGCGAGCAGCTCGCCCGCGACCTGCACGACACCGTCGCCCACCACGTCTCGGCGATGGCCATCCGCGCCCAGGCGGGCCTGGCGACGGCGGCGACGCACCCCGGCGCCGCCACCGACGCGCTGCGGGTGATCGAGGCGGAGGCGTCGCGCACGCTGGCGGAGATGCGCGCCATGGTGCGCGTGCTGCGCAGGCACGATCCCGCGGAGCTGGCCCCCGGCAAGCACATCGCGGATCTCGAACAGCTCGCCGGCCAGGCCCGCGTCGGCCCGTCGGTCGACGTGGACATCCGCGGCGACCTCGAGGGACTCCCTCCGTCGGTCGGGGCCGCGATCTACCGCATCGCGCAGGAGTCGGTCACCAACGCCAGGCGGCACGCGCGGCACGCCACGCGCATCGAGGTGAGCGTGGCCGCGGACGACACCTCGGTGCGCCTGCGGGTGAGCGACGACGGCGACGGCAGCTCCACCCGCACGATCTCGTCGGCGGGGTACGGGGTCATCGGCATGATCGAACGCGCCGGCCTGCTCGGCGGCACCTGCGAGGCGGGCCCGAACCCGGGCCGTGGCTGGACCGTGACGGCAGTGCTGCCGCGTACCGGGGCGGTGACATGA
- a CDS encoding ATP-binding protein, with protein sequence MTTLILSDKSPFIGRRRELSACRRILSTGRLLTLTGPGGVGKTRLALRLAETLRGRFRDGVEVVELAALETGDLLEPTVADALGLRDAGPNAGQVLVDYLSNRRMLLVLDNCEHVHDACARLVDRLLRAAPQLRILATSRRTLGVYGEQVLAVPALPVPDPGHGLRETARHDAIRLFVERAARVLPGFSLHAGNMACVARLARRLEGIPLAIELAAARLRTSSLEDLARELDERLDVLAADAPAVLPRHRTLRATMDWSFGLCSAAERRLWSRLSMFPGGADLETAESVCAGNGIDDMEVLDLLTGLVDKSVVAGERRQGGLRYRMLECLRAYGSERLPSADRLPLRSRYVRHYQDLAERHRIDRLVPDQHERYLVLRTELPNVRAALDACLSEPPLAPVGLSTASAMWCYWLLAGSLTEGRYWLERGLRLVPDGTGTRAFALWAYTLLALRQGDVAAALPRLRECHDLARQAGNERILPRALMAEGVAAFSHGDGRRGLELLRDSLVLHRAADDMDGVLYSLYFGAAYGSSEDPAQAAELGEELLNLCEKHHALVSRAYAQLSLGVACWNLGDCSRAEALVAAATEFAGEIGDRWCLTQCLEVLAWAAGARAEHERAAGLLGAAHMLWRVVGAAPERLSYHAAWHEKCAEQARRALGRRAFSGAFRTGQRVGPDRAADYATGRG encoded by the coding sequence ATGACGACCCTTATTTTGTCTGACAAATCTCCCTTCATCGGGCGCAGGCGTGAGCTTTCCGCATGCAGGCGCATCCTCAGCACCGGCCGGCTGCTCACCCTGACCGGCCCGGGCGGGGTCGGCAAGACCCGGCTGGCGCTCAGGCTGGCCGAGACCCTCCGGGGCAGGTTCCGCGACGGCGTGGAGGTCGTCGAGCTGGCCGCCCTGGAGACCGGCGACCTGCTGGAGCCGACGGTCGCCGATGCGCTGGGGCTGCGCGACGCCGGCCCCAACGCCGGCCAGGTGCTGGTGGACTACCTGTCGAACCGGCGGATGTTGCTGGTGCTCGACAACTGCGAGCACGTGCACGACGCCTGTGCCCGCCTCGTGGACCGGCTGCTGCGGGCCGCTCCCCAGCTGCGGATCCTGGCGACCAGCAGGCGGACCTTGGGCGTGTACGGCGAGCAGGTCCTGGCCGTCCCCGCGCTGCCGGTGCCCGACCCGGGGCACGGCCTGCGGGAGACCGCCCGCCACGACGCCATCCGCCTGTTCGTGGAGCGCGCGGCGCGGGTCCTGCCCGGCTTCTCGTTGCACGCGGGCAACATGGCGTGCGTGGCCAGGCTGGCCCGGCGGCTGGAGGGCATCCCCCTGGCCATCGAACTGGCCGCGGCGCGGCTACGCACGTCGTCACTGGAGGACCTGGCCCGCGAGCTCGACGAGCGGCTCGACGTGCTGGCGGCCGACGCCCCGGCCGTGCTGCCGCGCCATCGCACGCTGCGCGCCACCATGGACTGGAGCTTCGGCCTGTGTTCGGCCGCGGAGCGGCGGTTGTGGTCGCGGTTGTCGATGTTCCCCGGCGGGGCCGACCTGGAAACCGCCGAGTCGGTGTGCGCCGGCAACGGCATCGACGACATGGAGGTGCTCGACCTGCTCACCGGGTTGGTGGACAAATCGGTCGTGGCCGGCGAGCGACGGCAGGGCGGGCTCAGATACCGCATGCTGGAGTGCCTGCGCGCGTACGGGAGCGAGCGGCTGCCCTCCGCCGACCGGCTGCCCCTGCGCTCCCGGTACGTCCGCCACTACCAGGACCTGGCCGAGCGGCACCGCATCGACCGGCTGGTGCCCGACCAGCACGAGCGTTACCTGGTGCTGCGCACGGAGTTGCCCAACGTGCGGGCGGCGCTCGACGCGTGCCTGAGCGAGCCCCCGCTCGCGCCCGTCGGGCTGAGCACCGCGTCGGCGATGTGGTGCTACTGGCTGCTGGCCGGCTCGCTCACCGAGGGCCGCTACTGGCTGGAACGCGGCCTGCGGCTGGTGCCGGACGGCACCGGCACGCGGGCGTTCGCCTTGTGGGCGTACACCCTGCTCGCGCTGCGCCAGGGCGACGTGGCGGCGGCGCTGCCGCGGCTCAGGGAATGCCACGACCTCGCACGTCAAGCCGGGAACGAGCGCATCCTGCCGCGCGCGCTCATGGCCGAGGGCGTTGCCGCGTTCTCCCACGGCGACGGCCGCCGCGGGCTCGAGCTGCTGCGCGATTCCCTGGTGCTGCACCGCGCCGCCGACGACATGGACGGCGTGCTCTACAGCCTGTATTTCGGCGCCGCGTACGGCTCGAGCGAGGATCCCGCCCAGGCCGCCGAGCTCGGCGAGGAGCTGCTGAACCTGTGCGAGAAGCATCACGCGCTGGTCTCCCGCGCGTACGCGCAGCTGTCGCTCGGCGTCGCGTGCTGGAACCTCGGCGACTGCTCGCGAGCGGAGGCGCTGGTGGCGGCGGCCACCGAGTTCGCCGGCGAGATCGGCGACCGGTGGTGCCTCACTCAGTGCCTGGAGGTGCTGGCGTGGGCGGCGGGCGCGCGCGCGGAGCACGAACGGGCGGCGGGGCTGCTGGGCGCCGCACACATGTTGTGGCGGGTGGTGGGCGCCGCACCGGAGCGGCTGAGTTACCACGCGGCCTGGCATGAGAAGTGCGCGGAGCAGGCGCGCCGCGCACTGGGCAGGCGGGCGTTCTCGGGAGCGTTCCGCACCGGGCAGCGGGTCGGCCCTGACCGCGCCGCGGATTACGCGACCGGCCGCGGCTGA